Within the Phaseolus vulgaris cultivar G19833 chromosome 9, P. vulgaris v2.0, whole genome shotgun sequence genome, the region GAAAAAAATTTATGGACGACTTCCTACAtatcaacatattcaaaataaaggtttaTATATATGTTCTATCTGTACGCTTTGTAAAAAGCATGAGGAAtctatttaacatttattttttgaatgttctaatgtttTGCATATTTATAGTTGGGTTCGACAAAATTTTTTTACTTCTCATTTATCTAATAAGAAcgatctttttttttattcaaactgatggtagtcctttggttaaattgattaggCTTGTTGTGATAAGTTTGTCTATTTGAATGATATggtgtatgaggaattatgctagatttcaggataagattgaggtttctagggctatttcgataattaaatATTCAACTTATTTAGTAAGAAATTCGCCTAAAGTTTCAACGTGATTAAATTTTTTAGGATTAATACTTTCGTCCTCTTCCTACTAGATGAGAGTTTCTTTCACTGGATTGGATTAAAactaacactgatggggctgaTAAGGGTATCTTGATTTTACTACTTGTGAAAGTATTTTCCATGAGAGTATGAGAaagtttattggtgctttctcCGTGTTTCTTAAAGTTCAGACTGTTATGATTGTtgaattttatggagttatattgcgtttcttgaagttcagactgctatGATTATTGAGTTTTATGGAATTATATTGGAAGAAACTCAAAAGACGGAGCTTACTAATATCTGACTTAAATATGATTCTATCTAGGTTTATGCTGCATTTATTGCCATGACTAATGTTAACATATAGATTTTGGTCTAATCtctccatattttttatattttctattttttaatatttttttcatgtgatgacaaatgattattattgttacttgaggtgtcagcttagaTGAAATGTCAAGTTGCATGATACCTAAATGTTGCATGATACCTAAATATGAaagctttaaaaaaataaaatattatttataagaataaaataattacaaatattaaaatatatacacatttgtaaatagaaattaaataattaaattaattataaatattaaaatatatgtatttattgaagaaaacaatcaaacacttaatttaattaaaaatataaaatatcaatttaaattaagattaaaataatttaaaactaaaataatcattttagaAACGTTTTTCTCAAAAATAACTACGGATATTGTTATAAAATAAGACAGAATAGGAATAGAATAATTAGCAtaactaaatatttataaaaaataaataggaaTATAGGCATCTGagtaaattaaaagaaaaggaTAGACtaaaaaagagtaagaaaatttCTCCCGATAATTTACTATACAGAgatgaaatataataaaatgcaATATTTAAAATCAGAGACTGTACAGAATGTACCAAGCAGCTACCATTACAATTAGTTGATTTTTAcaactttttcctttttttttgttttttgttttgaacCATCAACAGTGAAGGAAATAAACACAGTATACCATCTGACCAAAATCAAAGGTCCGGGATAACATCCAGGATTTATTTTCAACTTCCCAAATTACCCTTCTTTAAGGATGTCAAAGCTCGTACCCACCGGTCACAGATCTGCATGCATGTCAACACTTATCAGTCAACCAAATAGAGTACCGTACAATGCTACTAAGGTTCAGTGATTTAACTTGCAAGACAAAAGCATATGAAATACAATTCGACTGATGTTGTCTATGCTGAGAACATAGTTGAGACGGCACCAAACATATTAATGAAAGTTAGCAAACCTTTAGCTTTGAGCACATTCAAATGGACGCAAGCGTAACGAACCCTCAGGAAAATCGTGCATACCAAACGGTTCAAAGGGCCTGCAGAGAACAAAATCACTACTTAACCCAAAAGATCTCCGAATAGTTGATTCTTTCTGAAGACACTAGGGATAGGCCAATATAATTAAGCATATCAGTGTAacacaaataaaaaactaataatgAATCTTATCAAACTGTCAAAGATGAGAAGTGCAGCCTGCCTACTTCATAATACTTGGTTTAAATCAAGATCTTATCAAATAAGTGATCTCTAAAGGTGGTGAGTAATATAGAAAATTGGACATGTATTTCAAAAAAGCATCCCAATATTAAGAGAAGAATGACCGACTAAAATACAAGTCATGTTCATTACTATGCATTGCCGCcatcaattaataaaaaattatgtctaAAATTCTTACAGTATAGAATTACGGCTACGAGATAACTTTTGTTGATTGCTTTCCATAGCAGCCAACACATCACCAGTTTCTGGTCCGGCTGAACCACCAGCTACAGAAGATGGAACAGGAGCACTTGGAGTCCATATCTAGAATAATGTTCAGAAAGCTTCAGAGATTGAAGTTTTTATTCCATTCAAGAAATACTAGCATCATATAGTCACCATTCTCACCTTTATTGTGCTATCAATCCCACTGGTTGCGACAACAAAATCAAATGGATGGCATTGTATACAATTTACAACTGTAGCATCAGGAAGAAAACAACAGCTACAGACAACCAAAGAAAAGAAGACTAAATAAAACCTGAAAATCATAAGGAAAACAGTGTTTACCAGATCCATCACCATTTAGAATTTTTATGAGTCTACCAGTACGCTTTTCCCAAATAAACCATCTGCCATCATCACTTCCACTGGCAACATACTCTCCTACAAATAAACATTTGAgatgatcttgaacaaatttcCGACTGTGCCAGACCAACTTTTAACTCAAAACTAACCGCTTATGTTAGGCTCGTGCCTCAACAACAAAATAAAGTGAGGAAGGTGTACAGAGAGGAATAAAGAATAAGATAGGGAGAGAATTAgtctattttatataaataagggGTCAAGAGGGCTGAAGGTAGTCTATTATATTTTCCATTGTGGCTTATGATTTAACATCTGAAAAACCATTAGTTAGGATATTTATGGATTCTTTACGGTTTTTCGACAGCCTCCACTGCATCCACAtacatagattttttttttcttcccatTTCAGCAATTGATATTAAAACTATTAAAGCCAACTGGTTTTAGTATATATACATTTCTCCTGTGCAAACAATAtaaagcaattgtttaagggaCTTAGCCcataatttatgttattttgttattgattctcttattatcttcatctataaataaacACCCCTAAGTGTCTATTTTATAGAAGGAATAGCAACCAAAAGGAAacggaagaaaaaaaatattttatatttggttGGTATATTAGGACTCGCTATGCAGAACCAATTCTAATTTAGAAAATCACATATGAAAGAAATAACAGACCTCTTAGACCAAGAAAACTGGCCTGTTTTATGTCCGTCCCAATATTGCAGTGGCCAATAAATCTACGTTTCATATCAACAGCTGGTTCAGGCTGCAATATTAacaatagaattttttttatccaaaatgtATAAGTAATTTAATATCAGTTCATTAGGTTGCAATTTGAATGTTGTTGCACCATTTCCACATAACACTAACCATTACATTCTAGGATTGTGCATTAGAACCaatagagagaaagaaaaataaaatcaaatgaaGCAATTACAAAAGCCcaggaaataaaatttaaagagaGAAATATTTTATGGATCATAGTGATGAGAAATCACCAACAATTATTAAATTTGAAGATAGTAATATGTACCAGATAACAAGGTGATTCACATGGGCCACTAGCACCTGCATTGTCTCTAGAGTCACCTCTCCGGTGAATTCTAACATTTAAACTTCCATGAAGAATATTTGAATCGAGATCATGTGCCTCGTCACCAGATATTGATGTTTCAAAGTCCAACTCCAACTCCTCATCGTAATCAGAATCATCCCTGTCTGATCTTGGACCATCTTGTGGAACATCACCATTAGCCTCGGGACCATAGAGTATGTCACTTAATGATAGTATTCTTCCACCTCGAATGTCAGACCTAGATGCACCATCATTGGCCTTGCTATTTTTTTCAGCTTCGGCTGTTAAACCAGTTAGGTCcaacataaaatattaaaaatatagtaCATAATTCGGATCATAAAgagaaatatttgaaaatagatTTTTTCTTTAGCAGTTATGAAAATAAAGTAACTGTTAAGTACTCTCTATCTTTGGTTGACAAAAGCAAAATATAAAGCTTGTTTCAGAACCACAATGGGTCACAAACTTCTTTTAGGCAATACCTAAAGCAATATCCTTTTTCACATTCTCCACTCTTTCTGCAACTTCAGATTTGTGTGGGGCCAGTGAATGGGAAGCAACAGCAAAATCCAAAGCATCTTCATGTCTACCCAACTACAACGAAATAACATTAGTATAATGGATTTTAAAACTTAATAGGCAGGTTCTACTATAAAAGGGTATACATGACAAAAAAATGGCATGAAGTCAAAAAGACCCATACACAAGTCCCTCCAGGCAAAAAAAGGCAAAACATAAACACATACTTTAACTGTTATGTCAAATATGCCTTCAATCTCAGTTTTCTTTTAACAAAGGCACAAACTTTTTGAAATCCTGTACAGatattctttaaaattttatcaagTTGGGGTTGACACCTATAACATCAATTGAAGATATCACAGATAAACTGGTCTCAATTTCAAAATACTCTTTGGTTTCTCTGTTTCCTTCTGGGTTTCAATAGGGTTGGTAAAACAATTCTATCCACAAGTAAATTCATCCCTTTCATACATTGGATCAAATCCATCCATCTAATTTTATAAATGGATAACGATCCACCTATTAGTTATCAAAATTCAATGAATCCTCCTATCAATACGAAACAGATTAAAATTAATCCAATCAATTTTTTCACAACTAAATCTTTCTTATATGTACTTTtcttaaaagtttaaaaaaaatgaatttgtctcaatttatttattaaaaagtttttcaaaaatgtttcaaaatttattttaaatttttgaaaatttgtacTTTTAGATATACATccatgaaaaaaaatgttaatggaTGTAATGGATTGAATCTTTTCTTAAATGGATCAGATTGTTAATGGATCAAAATGGACAAATAGATTTTTTGGTATCCAAGCCTTCCAGTTTACCACCCCAAGATTTCTATGATCTTGTCTCTTCATGCTTTAGTTGCAATTTTCTTATCTACAGCAAATTTTCAGTAGTTGAACTATCTTGTTTCTCACCTGCCATCCTAGTTGGCAGGGGAATGTTACAGATTTTAAGATTTTAAGTTTTATATCCCTTTGCTAGTCCCACCCCAATACCCAAAGacattaataataattgataTCAATAACAAGTATTTCTGCCTAAATTATCTCTCCCATTTTCACTACTACAGCAACCCTATGCAaccaaaaaacaattttttccatGAAGATAAAAACAGAATACACGTGCTCAAAAAATCCTTTCACTATCAATTTCAATCTTGTATAAGTACATTTCCATTTTTCGCTTTTATGAAGCTTTTGTTTCTGCTAACAAACAAAAAACTATACACTCTgacatcatattttaaataagaGGCTTAACGAGTCTCAAAAACCAGTATAATGCATTATTTCAAAGTGAACATTTTCAAATTTGAAGTTCATACAATAAAATTACCTGTGACAGTGCTTCTGACATGTAATACAGTGCTTTGTAGGAGGAATTATCAATTTTTCTAGCAGCATAGCAGTCTCTTATAGCCATATGCGCATCATTTTTCCACTCCCTCTGGATCAATAGTGGAAAATTCAAAACATGTCAGTCCAgcaaaaatgataaaaaaactaaactGAAAGGAGGAAAACAAAATGCCAAGACCgaaaataacaacaacaataataataataataataaccttGATCAATAGCGCAGCACGAGTGCACAAGCATTCATGTTTCAGTGCAGACCCAATGATATGGCTATAGCCATCCAAAACGTCATTACATGCCTCAATTCCATAATAGGGCGTCCCATTGTCCAATGATTTCTTAGCATATTTTATCAGTTTCGTGCACTTGTCAAGCTGTAAAACCCAATTAGTCAAGAAAAATATTATGCAAAACTAAAGTGACATCTCTTAGTTACAGCCCTTATCTGCTGGAAAAATATACGTAGGCATTCACCATCCCCCAACAAAATAAAAACTGCATACCTTTGCAGCAATGTTCTTTTTAATAGTAAATCCATTAGGGGAGACATTAGACACACAAGACTGCAACTCTGTCCCATTAATTGTTGGAGAGTAAGTCATCATCTTTGATACGTCTCCTGAAGCATATTGCATCTCATTCACTCCAGctgcataatgaaaaaaaattaagtactGTCTCCCCTTTAAAATCTGCATAAACATAGAAACCATAACATAACAGAATGGGAGTTACTTCAGTAACACAGTTATAGATAGTTGAGAGCATCCAAATCCACACCATAATAAAAACTTAGAAAATAACTGACACATCAACGAAAACCTGTCGGCAAATGAAATAAGTACTGCCTTCAAAAggattatttaataaattggaACTTCTGTTTAGGTCTTCAAAAGATGCATTGTGAGTTCCAGTTGAAAAACCtaaacaaagagtccaaaataTGCAGGATCCACAAGTAGCTCACATCATGGAAGACATCAAAGTGAAACACAGTATCAATTAGCCTCTTAAAaacacaagaaaaaataaaaaaataaaataaaggataTTCACTGTTAAAGCTTCATTCCATTATTTATTTAgagtttcaatattttttaacaaaagttCATATAACAACACATTAGACTTATGTATCTGATAATGTGACTTAAAGGTTACAACTAAAACAAGCATAGCGTAACCAAATAAAATGACACTGCAAGAAAAATGTATCCCTTTCCACCCATTCATAAAGTAAACTATCAGGAAGTTAAAGAACTTCTATAATTTATCCATATCTCAAgttgaaaaaacaaataaaaacatattatgtTATACTACTACtgaaaaacaaataaacaagGAGTGAAGAATCAAGGTTCAAAGCGATACACTTTACCATGATTTACATTCATCAGGTAAGCATGCTCTCCACTATAGCTGAGGAGAACCTCATGTCCATCAGGACTGAATGTAACATGAGTTAAGTGTAAGCTTGGATGTCCCTGTAAAAAAGATACAATTTGAGAGCAAAAACATTTGGCTTGAAGTGTTATAACTACTTACATGTCCATAACACACCATATACCAAGGTGGAAATGTGAAAGCAAATTTGATAAAACCTAGAACATGTAGGGCATTAGGGATGGAGAATGAAAAATTAACATGTAGGGCATTAGGCATTTTGCAGAATAGAGATAGGAAATACTAATGATATTTGCAACCTGAGCAGTTTTTTAATACATGCATACTCCTATGTATCTTAAGTTCATTTTCAAAAAACACctgtttaaaattaataatata harbors:
- the LOC137820633 gene encoding protein ALTERED SEED GERMINATION 2: MDSVPFRDGNIHAILDSRYLHSPLDVNHTLQTHSSLVRRLSQERELEGHLGCVNAVAWNSNGSLLISGSDDTRINIWSYSGRKLLHSIETGHTANIFCTKFIPETSDELVASGAGDAEVRLFNLSRLSGSGSSDNSIIAPSALYQCHARRVKKLAVEEGNPNIVWSASEDGTLRQHDFREGTSCPPAGSSHQECRNILLDLRSGSKRSLADPPKQVLSLKSFDISSTRPYLVLVGGSDAFARLYDRRMLPPLSSCRKIMSPPPCVNYFCPMHLSDRGHPSLHLTHVTFSPDGHEVLLSYSGEHAYLMNVNHAGVNEMQYASGDVSKMMTYSPTINGTELQSCVSNVSPNGFTIKKNIAAKLDKCTKLIKYAKKSLDNGTPYYGIEACNDVLDGYSHIIGSALKHECLCTRAALLIKREWKNDAHMAIRDCYAARKIDNSSYKALYYMSEALSQLGRHEDALDFAVASHSLAPHKSEVAERVENVKKDIALAEAEKNSKANDGASRSDIRGGRILSLSDILYGPEANGDVPQDGPRSDRDDSDYDEELELDFETSISGDEAHDLDSNILHGSLNVRIHRRGDSRDNAGASGPCESPCYLPEPAVDMKRRFIGHCNIGTDIKQASFLGLRGEYVASGSDDGRWFIWEKRTGRLIKILNGDGSVVNCIQCHPFDFVVATSGIDSTIKIWTPSAPVPSSVAGGSAGPETGDVLAAMESNQQKLSRSRNSILPFEPFGMHDFPEGSLRLRPFECAQS